The following coding sequences lie in one Ostrea edulis chromosome 8, xbOstEdul1.1, whole genome shotgun sequence genomic window:
- the LOC125648984 gene encoding uncharacterized protein LOC125648984, translated as MPGKKSYNCCNCPRVVRQKDRYSIARKYRVVISKLSGRTPGDDDFLCNRCRCMCARHIKRKGHSMASTTDCQGESAPSTSSTTLTPQFSPPSVTLPFPCTSRGHAACCICKRPGPKLVVVPVGFRHRIFITKEVIIPAGARCCPKHLQRDIESLNPTARTTKFNKTSITELIKFLRTEIIRSEKARLDFDSENLTDTEYVDLLGISKASFNDMMLFIEGKIKITPARTTRTSLAIFLLKLRGGESNKILSTLFNISKSSIQRSVRAVRNILMTGGFVTENLGFGHITREEIINKHTRPLAQTLFGDDTTQQAILILDGTYIYINKSGNFRFQRQSYSLHKGRPLVKPMVIVSSTGYFVSVLGPYIAKNNDASILNHILKRNIDDIQGWVCEDDVFVVDRGFRDSLDYLEELGIKAQMPSFMAHGDRQMSTESANISRLVTKIRWVVESANGRIKQWRYLGKILPTSQVPYIGDFVRIVCAISNRYLKSISNGNAEDDQILGTKMIYLSKQINTLRQHVEENKLERRSACWEEMDDITDFPNLDEEQLRSLTCGTYQLKLSPSYAQEHIEGDCAIHVHKEEPGLVRIRMQSRHVSSRSYLLWIKYAEGAIIAWYCKCKAGARVVGMCAHIAAILWYVGYARHQPAGRIGVRDWGEFLEDATLVDESESSSEGSEIEE; from the exons ATGCCTGGTAAGAAATCTTACAACTGTTGTAATTGTCCACGCGTGGTACGACAGAAAGACAGATACAGCATTGCAAGAAAATACAGAGTCGTTATCTCCAAACTATCTGGGAGAACACCAGGTGACGATGACTTCCTATGCAACAGATGTAGGTGCATGTGTGCACGTCACATAAAACGCAAAGGTCATAGCATGGCGAGCACGACAGATTGTCAAGGTGAATCCGCACCATCAACATCATCTACAACTTTAACACCTCAGTTCAGTCCACCATCAGTAACTCTTCCTTTTCCTTGCACATCAAGAGGACATGCTGCATGTTGCATCTGCAAAAGGCCAGGACCAAAGCTAGTTGTGGTTCCAGTGGGATTTCGTCATCGAATCTTTATCACCAAAGAAGTCATAATTCCTGCTGGAGCTCGTTGCTGCCCAAAACACCTGCAGAGAGACATTGAAAGTTTGAACCCAACAGCGAGAACAACAAAGTTCAATAAAACTTCAATAACTGAGCTGATCAAGTTCTTAAGAACTGAGATTATACGAAGTGAGAAAGCAAGGCTAGATTTTGACAGTGAAAATCTTACAGACACTGAATATGTAGATCTCCTGGGGATATCAAAAGCTTCTTTCAATGACATGATGCTGTTTATCGAAGGGAAAATCAAAATAACTCCTGCTAGAACTACCAGAACCAGCCTTGCAATCTTTTTGCTAAAATTGAGAGGAGGGGAGTCAAACAAGATTTTGTCCACATTGTTTAATATTTCCAAATCCAGTATACAAAGAAGTGTGCGAGCTGTCCGCAATATATTGATGACTGGAGGTTTTGTCACAGAAAACCTTGGATTTGGTCACATAACGCGAGAGGAGATAATCAATAAGCATACGCGACCCCTTGCCCAGACACTTTTTGGTGATGACACAACTCAGCAAGCCATACTTATATTGGATGGGACGTACATCTACATCAACAAAAGTGGTAATTTTAGATTTCAACGTCAATCCTACAGTCTCCACAAAGGCAGGCCACTTGTGAAACCTATGGTCATTGTGTCATCGACAGGCTACTTTGTTTCTGTATTAGGCCCTTATATTGCAAAAAACAATGATGCCTCCATACTCAACcacattttgaaaagaaatatcgATGACATACAGGGATGGGTTTGCGAGGATGATGTATTTGTGGTGGACCGTGGTTTCAGAGACTCCTTGGATTACTTGGAGGAACTAGGTATCAAGGCACAGATGCCATCCTTTATGGCTCATGGAGACAGGCAGATGTCAACTGAAAGTGCAAATATTAGTCGATTAGTGACAAAG ATAAGATGGGTGGTTGAGTCAGCGAATGGTAGGATAAAGCAATGGCGTTACCTTGGGAAAATCCTGCCAACGAGCCAGGTTCCGTACATTGGAGATTTTGTTAGGATTGTTTGTGCCATCAGTAACAG GTACTtgaaaagtatttctaatggtaaTGCTGAAGATGACCAGATCCTTGGTACAAAAATGATTTACTTATCAAAGCAAATCAACACCCTTCGGCAGCATGTTGAAGAAAACAAATTGGAAAGACGATCAGCTTGTTGGGAGGAAATGGATGATATCACTGACTTTCCAAACCTGGATGAAGAGCAACTGAGGTCTCTGACATGTGGCACGTACCAGCTGAAATTATCCCCAAGCTATGCCCAGGAACATATTGAAGGAGATTGTGCCATTCATGTCCACAAGGAGGAGCCAGGTCTAGTACGAATCAGAATGCAGAGTCGTCATGTGTCATCCAGGTCCTACCTTCTGTGGATAAAGTATGCAGAGGGTGCAATAATTGCATGGTATTGTAAGTGTAAGGCTGGTGCTCGTGTTGTTGGCATGTGTGCACACATTGCAGCCATTCTATGGTATGTGGGGTATGCACGGCACCAACCAGCGGGGCGAATAGGTGTGCGTGATTGGGGGGAGTTTCTGGAAGATGCCACTTTGGTTGATGAGTCTGAGAGTTCCAGTGAAGGCAGTGAAATAGAAGAGTAA